A segment of the Desulfitobacterium dehalogenans ATCC 51507 genome:
CGTTATATTGAATGAATTATGGGATGGCACCGGGGACTTTGTGGACGATAATACCCTTTCCGTTTATATCCGCCGTCTGCGGGAAAAGGTGGAGGACGACCCGTCCCATCCTGAACATTTGATAACGGTCCGGGGTTTCGGTTACCAATGGAGAGAGGTGTCGGAATGAGTTTTTGGCGAGAAAAACAATCCCGTCATTTCTGTTATGGTTTAATCCTTCTTTCCACTCTTTTGCTGGGCTGGAGCTGGCTTTTGTGCATGGGTCAGACCCAAGCTGCCAAGGAAATGCTCTTGTCCCACGATAGTGCCATGGTCGGTGCTCTTCTGAAGCAAGGTGTACCACCGGATGTGATCGCCTCCGCGGTGGGGAGCACCCAAGATGATGGAGCAGGGAAAAGCTTACTCAGACAGCTGGGTTATACAGAACAAACCGCCTCTCATTACCTGCCCGCCGTCTCCGGTTTTGCAGGAGCTACCTTTCAATTTGTTCTTTCGGGTACATTCATCTTTATCCTCCTTCTCCTTGCTTTCTGCTGGCTTTTTCTTATAAGAAGGGAACGGCTGTATCGTCAGGCTTTACAAGTCATCGGCGGGTTTTCCGAAGGAGATTTTACAGCCCATTTGCCGCGCTCCGATGAGGGAACTTTGTCCCGGCTCTTTGCTGCCGTGGAGAGCCTTGCCTCGGCACTGCAGGCCAAGGGGGAAACTGAATACAAGGTCAAGGAGTTTTTAAAAAGCACCATCTCGGATATTTCTCATCAGCTGAAAACACCCCTGACCGCCCTTACGATGTACAACGAGATTATCTGGGAAGAGCCGGATAATCCCGCCATCATCACAGAGTTTTCCCGAAAAACAAAGGCGGCTCTCAGCCGTATGGAGCAATTGATCCAGTCCCTTCTCAAAATCACCCGCCTTGATGCAGGAAGTATAGCCTTTGAAAAAGCACCCCGGCGGATCTCTGAGATCATAGCTCAAGCGGTTGAGGAATTAACCACACGTGCCGGGAGTGAAGACAAAAAGATCAGTGTAAGCGGACAACCGGAGGAAGAGCTTAGCTGTGACCTGCAGTGGACGAGGGAGGCTGTGGGAAATATTATCAAGAATGCCTTGGATCACACCGCTCCCGGCGGTCATATCCACATTTCCTGGGAACGCTCTCAGGCCATGGTGCGGATTGCTATTGCCGATGATGGAACGGGTATTGCTCCGGAGGATCTTCACCATATTTTCAAACGGTTTTACCGCAGCAAACAGGCCAAAGATACCCAGGGAGCCGGTCTCGGCCTGGCCTTGGCCAAAGCCATTATTGAGGGGCAGGGAGGAGTCCTGTCCGTTCAAAGCATGCAAAATGCGGGCACAACCTTTACGATATCCTTCCTTACGGAATTGTAAGGTGAGATTCACCTCAATGTAAGCTGTATCCCTTATCTTTTAAGGGAAGGAGGTAAGGAAGTTATGGACATTCTGAAGGTTGAAAAGCTTTGTAAAACCTATGGAACACGAGAAGCCCAGGTCCAGGCCTTAAAAGAGGTTTCTTTTACTATGGAAAAAGGGGAATTTGCGGCGGTGGTCGGTGAATCCGGCTCCGGCAAAAGCACTTTGCTGAACTGCATCGGCGGTTTGGATAACCCCACCTCCGGCGGAGTCTTTCTGGAGGGCAGAAATCTCTTCAGTATGAAGGAAAGAGAGCGGACCGTTTTCCGACGTAGAAATATTGGCTTTGTCTTTCAGTCCTTTCAATTGATCCCGGAATTAACGGTGGAGCAGAATATTATTTTTCCCCTTCTGCTGGACTATCAAAAACCTGATCCCGGTTCAGTCAAGGAGATTTTAGAGGTATTGGGGCTGACGGAACGCAGGAATCATCTTCCCAGCCAGCTTTCCGGCGGTCAGCAGCAACGGACGGCTATTGGCCGTGCTTTGATTACCAAGCCCATGCTGATCCTGGCCGACGAGCCCACGGGGAACCTGGACAGCAAGAACAGCCGGGATGTCATGGATTTGCTTCTGAAAGCCTCCCGGCACTATCAGCAGACTATTTTGATGATTACTCATAATATTAATCTGACTTCCTCGGTAGATCGCGTCCTGAAGGTAACGGACGGTGTGCTTGCCGATCTGGGAGGGATGAGGGGATGAAAAGCTATCTGGACCTCATCCCTATTTCCGCCAAGGTTCATAAAAAACAGAGCAGAATGACCCGGATTTGTATTGTTCTGGCCGTATTTCTGGTTACCGCTATTTTCGGTATGGCTGATATGGAACTACGCAGCCAACAATTGCAGGAGATCAAAAAAGGCGGCAACTGGCATGTATTGTTCTCCGGTATTGATGAACACACTGCCGCCATGATCGCCGCCAGGCCGGAGGTTAAATTCTCGGGTTGGTATACCTATCTTGGTGAGAAAGAGGAGTATACCCTTTCCGGAAAATCCGTGGCTGCCGTTGGTTTAGATAAGAATACATTTGAGGAAATGCTCCCTACGCAGATCACGGAGGGAGTCTACCCAACCGGAGAAAATGAAGCTGCCCTGACTGTAAACGCGAAAAGTGGTATGGGGATCAACCTGGGGGATATCATCACACTGGAGCATTCCGGTTCTGAACCGGTACAGCTTACTGTGGTGGGTTTCGTTGAAGGGACTTCCCAATTGCTGAAGCAGGATACCCATGCCTTGCTCCTTACCACCGAGGGATTGCGTTCCTCCATTCCCCAGGAGGGCTACACAAGCCAATATATGGTTCAGCTCTCTCCCTACTGCACTATGCAAAAAGTGATTGCCGATATAACAAAGCAATACGGACTTGCCGATCAGCAAGTCCTGGAAAATGGAAATTTGCTGGCGGTGCTGGGCCAAAGCGATAACAATTATGTGCTTGGACTCTATGGTATCGCCGGGGTTTTGTTCATCGTGGTCTTGCTGGCTGGGGTTCTCATGATTGCCGGCAGTCTGAACAGCAATGTCATGCAAAGGACGGAGTTTTTTGGGATGCTGCGCTGTCTGGGAGCGACCCAAAAGCAAATTATGAGGTTTGTCCGCCGGGAAGGGATGCAATGGTGCAAAACGGCTATCCCTTTGGGACTAGGCATGGGAATCATGGTCGTGTGGGCGCTTTGCGGGGTTCTGAAAATTTTAAGCCCCGGTTATTTTTCCGAGCTGCCGACCTTTGGCATCAGTTGGATCAGTATCCTGTCCGGTATAGCGGTAGGTATCGTTACGGTGCTCTTAGCCGCCCAATCCCCGGCCAAAAAAGCGGCCCGTGTTTCACCCCTGGCCGCAGTTTCAGGGAATGCAAACTCTGTTCAGCCCATCTCCGGAGCGGCCAATACCACTCTTTTTAAAATCGAAACCGCCCTTGGTATCCATCATGCCACATCAAGCAAAAAGAATTTCCTATTGATGGTGGGCTCTTTCTCGCTCAGCATTATCCTTTTTCTTTCCTTTTCAGCTACCGTTGATTTTATGCATCATGCCGTCAGGCCATTAAAACCATGGACACCGGATCTTTCCATCGTGAGCACGGATAATACCCCCTCAGTATCCAATGGTCTTCTGGAAGAGCTGCGTGACCATAGGGCAGTTAAGCGGGCATATGGCCGGATGTTCGCCTATGATATCCCGGTCAAAGTGAAGGGGCAAGAGAGGACCATCAACCTGATTTCTTATGAAGATTATCAGTTCACATGGGCGCAGGACAGCCTGATCGAAGGTTCTCTGGATGAAGGGGCTCAGAAGAAAGATCAGGTATGGGTTGTTTACGATTCAGAAAATCCGTTGCAGGTGGGGGACCAGCTCGCCCTTAGTTTCGGAGAGGTCCCAAAAGAGGTTAGGGTAGCGGGAGTGCTTTCCACCAGTCCTTTTTCCAGTGTGGAGGGTGTGGATTCGGTGATTTGCTCGGAAGGGACCTTCCGGGAATTGACTGGTGAAAGGAACTACACGATTATCGATATTCAGCTTTCCTCAGGGGCAACGGATGAAGATGTGGATGAGATTCGCTCTTTGGCCGGTCCCGATGTCCGGTTTTCCGATCAGCGGGCCGGCAACCGTGAAGGGAGGGGAGCTTTTTACTCCATGGCTTTATTCATCTATGGCTTTTTGGCGGTGATCCTGCTCATTACCGTCTTCAATATCGTGAACAGTGTGGCTATGAGTGTGGCGGCCCGTTTGAAACAGTATGGGGCCATGCGGGCTATCGGCATGAGTGACCATCAGCTTGTCAAAATGGTAAGAGCGGAGGCAATTACCTATGCCGCCGCCGGAAGTAGTGTCGGCTGCATTTTGGGGGTGACTCTGCATAAACTGGTGTTCGAGAAAATGATTACCTCCCATTGGGGTGATCCCTGGCAGCTCCCCCTTGGGGAACTTAGTCTGATCGTGGCCATTGTCATGATCACATCACTTCTTGCCGTCCATGGTCCGGCCAAACAAATTCACACTATGTCGATTGTGGATACCATAAGTGCCAAGTAAATGGATACTCTTGTTGCCTATATCAAAGGAAGACTCAAAAAAGAAGATTAATGGAAAAAACCCGGTTCGACTAAAGTTGACCGGGTTTTTACCTTGGCGATAATGTCATGCCGATAAACCTCCTCTAGTAAAGACTGTCGGTTTATCTCCTATTTTTATCATGGTTGGCTTTCTGTTGGTATAGACGGTCACGTAATTAAATCCTGCTCTTCTGATCAGTTCCATACCTTCCGGGATGCCTTTGCCCACATCTTCAGCCCAATGGGCATCCGAACCCACCGTAATAATCTCTCCGCCCAGCTCCTTGTAGAGGCGGATAATATCCAAGCCCGGCAAGCATTCCTTAGAGGATTGTCTGAGCCCGGAAGTGTTCACTTCGATCCCTTTGCCTTTTTGAATGACGATCTTAAGAATCTCTGCCAACTGTTCCTGATAATCCATAAGGTTGGCGCGCAGCTGGTAATTGGCTGCATAGCGCTTGACCAGATCCAGGTGCCCGAGACAATCGTAATGGTCCCATTGGGCTAAGGTTTTGAGTTCCAGCAGGTAGATGGCACAATAGGTGGCCAGGTTTTCCGGAGTGTAGTGTACTTCTCCAAAATCCACGTTATTCGGCAGGCGATGGGCAGAGCCGAGAACATAATCATAGGGGTACTCTTCAATGAGCTTAAGTGAATGCTTGGAAAAACGATGAGGCTGGCCCAACTCCACTCCGCTCTTGATCTTTATTTTCCCCTCAAAGCGCTGGCGGGCTTCAGAGATCTCGGAAAAATACTTTTTCCCATTATACTGCAAATACTGTTCATTACCTGAAGAGGGCTCGAAGTGATCGGTTATGGCGATTTCCTGCAAACCACGGGCGATGGCTTTATCGCAGAGGGTCGTAATCTCATCATGGGCATCGCTTGAGTTCAGGGAATGCATGTGATAATCCATTAAAAACATAGTGTCCTCCATATAGTTTATTATTTTCCTCTTCTACTATAGCAGGGCATTGTTAACCGGCCTTTATGGTTCTATTAAAGGACGGTTAAAATTGGATGGATTCAAGGATTATGAATCTGATTTCAGATATAAGGCGGATTTGAGAGAATCGATTTCCTGCTGGAGCCAGGCGATAACCTCTGCTTTTTTTTTCATCACGGGGGCGATTTGCTGCCAGAGTATTTGGAAATACTCCTCTACGGCGTTGACCGTCATGGGCTCGTGAATGGAAAAACGCATGGGTGCAGTATTCGCTGGTCCCAAGATCTCGACGATGGCGGCATGCCTTTCTTTAAGCAAGCAAGATACATTTTTCTCAAATCCGGGAATGATCGCGTTCTTCCTGACAAAGGCGATAGAGTAATGATCGTAGGTCTTCAGAAGGGAGATCATATGTTGCAGGAAGTCCACCACTTCTTCCATTTCCAGATCCACCGCAGAGAACCCGATGGAATCATAGAGGAAAAATTGCCGGTTTTTCACGAGATAACTTAAGCTATCAAGTGTATAGATATCTTTGTATTCGTAGATTTCAATGTTGGACTGGAAAGATTCCAGACACTTTTGGTGGAAAGCTATGGCTGAAACCATTTCTTGCTGGGAGGCCTTTCTTTTCTGCAAAAGCTTCTTATAGAGAGGAAGAGGAAGGGTAAAGGTACTGAAACCATCTTTATAAAGGAACCGATTGCCGATGGCTTCTTCGCACTCCATATACGAGCTGTAGAAACTCTCTTCTTTTTCTGCCGGATAGTTCATAAGCAAAGGGGTTGCGGAAGCCTGGGTAAGCCTAACCCAATACTCTTCATAGAAGGAGATGGCCAGAGGGTTTTTGAGATAGAGAGCGCAGCAGTTATTGACCTGAGTAAAAAAACAAGACAGGACCCCGGTTTCAGGAACGATAATATAGTCCTTGCCGAGAGCCAAGGAGTCGTAGCTTTTGAGATAGTAGAGATAAAGTTGGTCTGTTCCAATTAGAGGTTTTAAAAAATTGAGCAAATCCATCATCCGCTGTACGTCATGAGTGATTCGCAGCAGATAGTGGACTTCACAGCCCTGAGTCATTAAGTCCAACAGCATGGTTTGGAAGTGTCGGAGATCTTCTTCGCTGGACATATAAAAAAATACATCATTGAAATAAGTGATGTATATTACTTTTTTTCTTTTATGGGTTTGCAGTGCCAAGCCTAAAAGATGCCTGAAGGCTGAAGCAACATTATGGGTTCCGGCAATGATCTTGTCCTCATGGGACATACTGACCACTTCATTAAAAAAAGGCGGATTCGCCATTGTTTTTTTGTATTTAAGCAATTTTTTAGATTCCTTAGTGTGCTTTTTATGATTGCTGAGGGAAATCCCCTGGGCTTCAAAAAGCACTTTTTTAATCTTTTCTTCATTGCAGTCCGTTCCAGCATCAACACTAAAAACTCTTTCAAATAGCTCGTTAATGAGCTGGATTTGCAAAGAGTTCTTAATGTTGGCTGATAAAAACTGTGTGATTGCTTCTATGTAATTCGAGTTATACGATGGAATCCTTTTCCCATTTACCCATCGGTTAACAAGGGAGCCATCCACATTAAGAGCTTTTGAAAGTCTGTTGATACTCACTCCCAGTGCAGAAAGCAGGTATTTCAGACAATGGGCAAAATCAACGGATGTGTTCATGCATATACCTTCTTTATTTCCTTCTTTTTCATTATAAAGATTTATGGATATTTGTCTTAAAAAGATGTTCAGATGTCATAGCCATGGTTATGACATCTGAGTGAAAATCGTTTCATTCTTCCAGATAACATTATAATATGATTCTTATATGAAGATTAACGACATATTTTATCTGGAAACGACATTAAGCAAACTTTTCTTCCCGATGACTTTAATGATTAAGGTGATAAAGATGGAAGACAGAACCGTGATAAAAACTATAAATGCTGAAGGCATCATTGGTCAGCATGGATATAGAGTTTCCCGGCTTTGTGTAAGTATGGGAAGGCAATTAGGCTTAACGGAAAGGGCTATCACAGAACTCAGTATTGCGGGGCTTTTTCATGATCTTGGCAAGATAGCTGTCTGCAGAGCTATTCTTGAAAAACCCGGAAAGTTGACCACAGAAGAGTATACGGAGATAAAGCGTCACTCGGAAATAGGATACAGAATCCTCGGTTCGGTCAGAGGAATGGAAAACATGGCGGAATTTGTGCTTTATCACCACGAGCGTTGGGACGGCAAGGGCTATCCCCGGCAGCTCAAAGGCGGAGAGATTCCTTTATATTCCCGTGTGATCGGTCTGGCCGATGCTTATGATGCCATGACTAACAACCGGAGCTACCGCAAGGCCCTATCCAAGAAAGCGGCTATCCAGGAGTTATTAAGGAATTCAGGGACACAATTTGATCCGGAGCTGGTGGGGGAATTTATTAAGACACTGTAGGGCAGCTTGCAAGCCACGCTTATAAGGCGCGAAACATAAACAAAAGGGGGTAACAAACAATGCAACGATTTCGCAATATGAAAACGGCCTCAAAAATTAATAGTTTAATACTGCTCATGGCGGTATTTCTTGGACTTGTCGGCTTTGTAGGGATATATTCCGCCCATAATTTGGCCGCTTCGATGGAAAGTATGTACCAAAATAACCTGCTCCCTATCAAGTGGCTGAATGGGGCCCGGGGACAAACCAGGGCAGTGGAGGCTCTGACTCTTGAATTATTTATCACTCAGGATCAAAATAGGCAGCAAGAGATTCTCCAGGACATTCAAGAGCGGGTCGCGGAAGTAGATACCCTTCTCAGTGACTTTAGCAAGGAAGTTACGGATCCATACGAACAAGAACGGTTTCCGAAGCTGATGGATGAATTGCAGGCCTACCGTGTCGAAAGAGATAAAGCCGTAGATATGGCAATAGCGGGGAAGCAGGATGAGGCTTTTAGATATTTTTCTGCCAATGCTGCAGACAATATCAATGTTGTGAATGTTGTTTTGAAGGAACTTGCCGATTATAATGCTCAGATTGCCGATGAGGCAGAGATAAAAAGCAAGTCGACGGCATCCATGACAACTAAGTTTATGGTGGGTTTGACTTTGGCTGCCATTGTTCTGGCTGTGGGTATTGGTCGGTTTATCGCCAGGATGATTTCTAATCCCCTGATTCAGTTGGAAGGTACCGTTATGGAAATCTCCCAGGGGAACCTAACCGTTGAAAAATTGGATATATCTTCTGAAGATGAGATTGGCCAACTGGCTGCGGAAGTTAATGCTATGACGGAAAATTTAAGAGTTTTAATTGAAAATATAACCCACACAGCGGAGCAAGTCGCAGCTTCGTCAGAGGAGTTGACAGCCAGTGCCGAGCAGTCTGCCTCGGCTACGAATCAGATCGCCGCAACCATTACCGAGGTGGCGGCAGGAGCAACCAGGCAGGAAACCGCTGTTGATGATACAGCTTCAATTGTAGAACAGATGTCGGCAGGCATTCAGCAGATCGCAGCTAATGCCAATAGTGTTTCAAGGTCTGCCGATATGACAACCCATGCGGCCGGTCAAGGGGACAAGGCGGTGAACGCCGCCGTGAACCAGATGAAAAACATTGAAAAAACGGTAGCAGGCACGGCACAGGTCGTGACGCAGCTAGGGGAGCGATCGAAAGAAATCGGTCAGATTGTGGATGCTATTTCCGGAATTGCCGCCCAAACTAATCTCCTGGCACTGAATGCGGCAATCGAGGCGGCTCGTGCCGGTGATCAAGGCAGAGGGTTCGCCGTCGTTGCCGAGGAAGTACGCAAGCTGGCGGAGCAATCCCAAGAAGCGGCTAAGCAAATTGCCGATCTGATCGCGGAGATCCAGAAGGAGACCGATAGCGCGGTCAAGGCTATGAACGAAGGTACCCATGAAGTCAAGGTCGGATCGGAAGTGGTGAACTCTGCCGGAGAGGCCTTTAACGAGATCGTAGGCCTGATCGGTGAAGTTTCCACCCAAGTCAGGGAAATCTCAGCAGCCATTCAGCAGATGGCTTCCGGAAGTCAACAAATTGTGGATTCGGTACGGGATATTGACCGCATCAGCAAGGAAGCATCCAGTCAAACTCAGACCGTTTCGGCTGCTACCGAAGAACAGTCCGCATCTATGGAAGAAATAGCGGCATCCAGCGAGGAACTGGCTAAAATGGCGGAAGAGCTGCAGAGCTCGGTTAGGAAGTTCAGGATATAGAAAATTTGGGATATGGCCTCAGGGATTTAAAATAGCATTAAACAGCGCCTTTATGTTTCAATTGAATCGTAAAGGCGCTGTTTTTTAATTTTTTACTCCTTGTCTTTATGATTCATTTTAATTACTGGTATGATAATAGTACCAGACAACGGTAAATTTTTTTTAAAAAGTTTTGCGAAAAGTTGCTTTTGACTTCGTTGTATAGAGTGTAAGAGCTTTTACAAGGAAAAGGGGGAAACCATGAAGACCAATAACAATGTCATAGGGCGCTTGAAAAATAGAGAGGAAGATGCTCTGGAATTTATTATGGATGAATACTTCCCTTTAGTGAAGGGGATTGTCCGTCAAGTCCTGCTTCCTATAGGAAGTAGGGAGTTGGCGGAGGAATGCATCAGTGATGTTTTCCTTGCCGTTTGGCATCATGCGGAAAAATTTAAGGGGGAAGGGGAGGAGGATTTCCGCAAATGGCTCTGCGCCATCGCCAAATACAGGGCTATTGACTTTTATCGCCGGGAAAGAAAATGCGTTGAAATTCCTTCTTCCGATCGTAAGGGGATAGATTTGTTTCCGCCCCAAGAATCAGCAGAGGAGCAGGTGCTGTTTAAGGAGAACACAAAGGAAATGAAAAAGCTGCTGAACTCCTTTTCTTCTACGGACCGCAACATATTTATTATGAAATTCTTTTGGGGTATGCCCTCTGAAGAGATATCCAGGAAATTAGGACTGACGAAATCTGCTGTCGATAATCGTATTTACAGGAGTAAAAAACAGCTGGTAAAAGGTGTTTTGAGCATAGGAGAAGGGGGAAATTAACCGTGAAAGATCTCTATGAATTTTTTAATGAGATAGATATTGACTTGAATGAGTTTGAAGAGGCGGAGGTGGATGAGCTGGAAAAGTCGAGAGTCAAAAAAAGGGTAAGAGAAAGGATTGCCGAAACCGGTCATTCGGGCGGACTGAAGAAACGGAGAAAAAGCAAGGGAATGGTGGCTGTAGCTGCTGCCATGATTATGACGGTAGGACTCTCCGGTTTTGGTTTGGCTTTTCCCGCTTATGCCAAGGAAGTTCCTGTCATCGGCGATATTTTTCGATTTTTAGATGACGGACGTACGGGGGTGTATGATTTATATACGGAAAAGGCCTTGGACATCGATATGGTCAAAGCAGACAATGGCATCGAAGTGACGCTGAATCAAGGCGTTTATGACGGAAAAACCTTATCTTTCACCTATACCATAAAAACGGAAAAGGATTTTGGGGAAAGACCCTATTTGAATAGCGAAGTTGATGTTGATTTTGCCCAGGGCTCCACAGGCGGCGAGCAGTTAAAGAGAGTCAGTCCCGGCGTCTATGTGGGGCAAAGCAACTATACATTTTTCAGTGAGGAGGAAGCCCGGGATTCGATTTCTTTCCGCTGGAAGATTTCCGGGATGACAAACATGGAGGAGGGAGCAGAACCCAAAGAAAATAAAAAGACACCATGCAAGCTGAATTTCAGCGTATCCTTAAATACTCTGGACTATACCGTGGTCAAGATTGATGCCAATCAGGATCAGGTTCAGAATGTGGCTATCAGCTTAAACCGCCTCTCCATAACCCCCATCAATACCCTTCTCTACTACTCCGAGATAGTTCCTAACACTCTTTCCCATGCAGCCCAGATGGATTGGGAAATCAAGGATGATTTGGGCAATGTCTATGAGTATGAAGGGAATGGGGGGCATGGCAAAGTTGGTGATAAAATGACTGAAATGGAACATATTATCACCTTTAAACGCCTTGATCCCAAGGCGAAAACCCTGTTGATCACGCCGACCTTGAAACTGGTTCCTACCCAGGGTGGCGGTGTGGAATTTGATGAAAACGGCCATGAAACCCGGTTCAGCTACGAAGGGCTGCCGGAGGGGGTCACTGCCGGAGAGTGGACGATGAAGCCGATTAGCGTAGACCTTAGCGCTGTGAACTAAAGCCTTATACATTCTGCCTTGAAAAAGACCTCTTGAAAGTTAAGTCTCCAGGATTTTGCTTTCGGCGTTCACTCCATAAGCTGCGCGGAGCAATCTAATCGCTCAAGACCTCCGCTGCAGTCTTTTCGCGAAGATTGCTTACCTGCTCGCTTAGAATTCGTTCTCTGCCTTAAAGCAAAATCCTTGGGGTTGCCTTTCGGGCTTGAGCGGTGCAGATGTGGGATAAAGCTACCCGATCCGAGGAGTCTTTTTCATCATCTGATGATGTCGCAAGAGGCGTGGAGCCTACTCTGAGAAAGATCCGCGAGCTTAGCTTTGCACACAAGATAACGAGGAAGACCTGTTCCATCTAAGGACGGGTCTTCCTCGTTTTGTGGCATTTTCAGCGAAGTCAATCAGTCGGGAAGGACGATCTCCGCTTTTTCGCCGATTTTTAAGGGGGTTTCGGGGGCCAGGTTGACTTTGATCTTCATGCTTTCTTTATTCTTATTGGCAGAAGTCTGCATGTCCTTGGGGGTATATTGGGCCTTAACATCAATAAAGCTGACGGTTCCTGAGTATTCCTTCTCTCCGGAGTGGATGACCACGTTTTGTCCGTAGCTTATTTTGGGCAGATACTCCTTGGGCAGATAAGCCACCAGGTGTTTTTCTGTTTCCGAAGCGATATCGATGAGATCAAATCCGGGGGAGACCATATTTCCGGGCAGATAATTCCTGCTGATAACCGTTCCGTCCTGAAGAGCGGTAAGGGTGTATTTAGCTAAATTATCCTTGGTCTGGCGGATTTGTACTTCAGTTAAAGCTACATCGGCTTGAGCGGCGGCGATTTTTTCCTGGGGAGTTCCTTTTTGCAGCAAGGTCATTTGCTGGCGGGCATTATCCAATTGCAGGGCCGCCGTGGTAACGGCGGCTTCTGCCAGATCCACCTGGTATTTGAGCTTATCCAGTTCAGCCTGAGGGAGTGCGCCGGCTTTCTGGAGAACCTGAGCATCTTCATAATCTTTCCTGGTCCGGTCCTGAGCCAGCTGGGCATTGGCATTGGCTATTTCCGCCAGCTTCACGCTATTTGCAGACTGCTTCAAGGCCTCAGGGTCAGCTCCGGTCTTTAATTCGGCCAGGATCGCCTGTTTCCTGGCCAGGGTCTGCTCCAACTGTTCCAGAGCATACCGTTCATTGCGGTCATCCAGCACGGCCAGAACGTCACCGGCTTTAACGGTTTGGCCAAGCTCCACAGCCTGTTGGCTGATTTTCCCGGACACTTCGCTGTAATGGGCATAGATGCTTGTCTCCACGATTCCTTCCAAGACCAGGCCGGAGGTAGGAGAACAGCCAACTGCGGTTAAGATCATGGCCATAAGTCCGGTGAAAATAAGCCCTGAGTGTAGTGTTCGCATATTCATAACCTTATGTTCCTCCTCAGTTCGATTAGGTTTGTGCACATTATCTGCTCTGAAAAAGATATCAATGTAAGTTGATTCTCCAGGATTTTGCTTTCGGCGTTCACTCCATAAGCTGCGCGGAGCAATCTAATCGCTCAAGACCTCCGCTCCGTCGGGTTCCCGGCTAAATCGGCTCCTGCCTCATAGCCGGTTGGAAACGTCCTGTTTCCAACCCGACTCCGCTGTAGTCTTTTCGCGAAGATTGCTTACCAGCTCGCTTAGAATCCGTTCTCTGCCTTAAAGCAAAATCCTTGGGCTGGCTTTCGGGCTTGAGCGGCGCGGATGTAGGATAAGCTACCCGGACCAGACAATACTTTTCATCCCCAGCCGGTGCCGCCTGCGGCATAGACGGTTAACTTGAAAAGACCTGGAAAAGAATCGAAAAAGACCGATAAGCGTAGCTTTACGCACAAAAGCGAATGGATTTAGCGGAGGGGCGTCCAGGTCAATGAGGCTTCTTTAACATAGCGGAGCCACCGGTTTACATCAGGTATTACCCGGAGGTTTGGCGGAGCTGTTAAGAAAGCGAGTTGACCAGCCCTGGAGCTATGAAGAGAGCGTTGTGCGTAAAGCTACCCGACCCGGACAACACATTTCACCCTAGATCCGCCGATATTTCTTAAGAAGCAAGGTATTCAAAATTATGAACAACACGGAACAGGCCAGGATAATCCCCAAATCCCCGGCGATGACCGCAA
Coding sequences within it:
- a CDS encoding sensor histidine kinase, yielding MSFWREKQSRHFCYGLILLSTLLLGWSWLLCMGQTQAAKEMLLSHDSAMVGALLKQGVPPDVIASAVGSTQDDGAGKSLLRQLGYTEQTASHYLPAVSGFAGATFQFVLSGTFIFILLLLAFCWLFLIRRERLYRQALQVIGGFSEGDFTAHLPRSDEGTLSRLFAAVESLASALQAKGETEYKVKEFLKSTISDISHQLKTPLTALTMYNEIIWEEPDNPAIITEFSRKTKAALSRMEQLIQSLLKITRLDAGSIAFEKAPRRISEIIAQAVEELTTRAGSEDKKISVSGQPEEELSCDLQWTREAVGNIIKNALDHTAPGGHIHISWERSQAMVRIAIADDGTGIAPEDLHHIFKRFYRSKQAKDTQGAGLGLALAKAIIEGQGGVLSVQSMQNAGTTFTISFLTEL
- a CDS encoding ABC transporter ATP-binding protein, with amino-acid sequence MDILKVEKLCKTYGTREAQVQALKEVSFTMEKGEFAAVVGESGSGKSTLLNCIGGLDNPTSGGVFLEGRNLFSMKERERTVFRRRNIGFVFQSFQLIPELTVEQNIIFPLLLDYQKPDPGSVKEILEVLGLTERRNHLPSQLSGGQQQRTAIGRALITKPMLILADEPTGNLDSKNSRDVMDLLLKASRHYQQTILMITHNINLTSSVDRVLKVTDGVLADLGGMRG
- a CDS encoding ABC transporter permease gives rise to the protein MKSYLDLIPISAKVHKKQSRMTRICIVLAVFLVTAIFGMADMELRSQQLQEIKKGGNWHVLFSGIDEHTAAMIAARPEVKFSGWYTYLGEKEEYTLSGKSVAAVGLDKNTFEEMLPTQITEGVYPTGENEAALTVNAKSGMGINLGDIITLEHSGSEPVQLTVVGFVEGTSQLLKQDTHALLLTTEGLRSSIPQEGYTSQYMVQLSPYCTMQKVIADITKQYGLADQQVLENGNLLAVLGQSDNNYVLGLYGIAGVLFIVVLLAGVLMIAGSLNSNVMQRTEFFGMLRCLGATQKQIMRFVRREGMQWCKTAIPLGLGMGIMVVWALCGVLKILSPGYFSELPTFGISWISILSGIAVGIVTVLLAAQSPAKKAARVSPLAAVSGNANSVQPISGAANTTLFKIETALGIHHATSSKKNFLLMVGSFSLSIILFLSFSATVDFMHHAVRPLKPWTPDLSIVSTDNTPSVSNGLLEELRDHRAVKRAYGRMFAYDIPVKVKGQERTINLISYEDYQFTWAQDSLIEGSLDEGAQKKDQVWVVYDSENPLQVGDQLALSFGEVPKEVRVAGVLSTSPFSSVEGVDSVICSEGTFRELTGERNYTIIDIQLSSGATDEDVDEIRSLAGPDVRFSDQRAGNREGRGAFYSMALFIYGFLAVILLITVFNIVNSVAMSVAARLKQYGAMRAIGMSDHQLVKMVRAEAITYAAAGSSVGCILGVTLHKLVFEKMITSHWGDPWQLPLGELSLIVAIVMITSLLAVHGPAKQIHTMSIVDTISAK
- a CDS encoding histidinol-phosphatase HisJ family protein, whose product is MFLMDYHMHSLNSSDAHDEITTLCDKAIARGLQEIAITDHFEPSSGNEQYLQYNGKKYFSEISEARQRFEGKIKIKSGVELGQPHRFSKHSLKLIEEYPYDYVLGSAHRLPNNVDFGEVHYTPENLATYCAIYLLELKTLAQWDHYDCLGHLDLVKRYAANYQLRANLMDYQEQLAEILKIVIQKGKGIEVNTSGLRQSSKECLPGLDIIRLYKELGGEIITVGSDAHWAEDVGKGIPEGMELIRRAGFNYVTVYTNRKPTMIKIGDKPTVFTRGGLSA